The Gemmata palustris genome includes a region encoding these proteins:
- a CDS encoding DUF1559 family PulG-like putative transporter, with translation MPLSLSRATRSRGFTLIELLVVIAIIAILIGLLLPAVQKVREAAARAQSQNNIKQTLLACHNGHDTTNYLPPVVSFWWSNPTNFTYSSSDATFYFSLLPYYEQGAISAGISNWGGSGLGQVGNTGKAAMSFPIKILTAPNDPSGGDGIFARGFNADWMWDPAKSAGGVDVALCSYACNFQVFGRPGQNANDPWDWQNTAGKSTLTSISDGTSNTIFVAEKRKACGPAGTPNNSNTFGTAWGHPADDRYWPTFARIPVSTGVPVDQRQFPVPQFAPTNANCDNYRAHGMSSGVIMVGLGDGSVRGVSSSVTQLTWSQAVLPRDGSVLTNW, from the coding sequence ATGCCTCTCTCCCTCTCTCGTGCTACCCGCTCGCGCGGGTTCACACTCATTGAATTGTTGGTGGTAATTGCGATCATCGCGATCCTCATTGGACTCCTCCTCCCCGCCGTCCAGAAGGTCCGCGAGGCCGCGGCCCGGGCGCAGAGCCAGAACAACATCAAGCAAACGCTCCTCGCGTGCCACAACGGGCACGACACCACGAACTACCTACCGCCGGTCGTGTCGTTCTGGTGGAGCAACCCGACCAACTTCACCTACTCCAGCAGCGACGCGACGTTCTACTTCTCCCTGCTCCCGTACTACGAACAGGGCGCGATCTCCGCGGGCATCTCGAACTGGGGCGGCTCCGGTTTGGGTCAGGTCGGCAACACCGGCAAGGCGGCGATGAGCTTCCCGATCAAGATCCTGACGGCCCCGAACGACCCGAGCGGCGGAGACGGCATTTTCGCCCGCGGGTTTAACGCGGACTGGATGTGGGATCCGGCGAAGAGCGCGGGCGGTGTGGACGTGGCCCTGTGCAGCTACGCCTGTAACTTCCAGGTGTTCGGGCGCCCGGGCCAGAACGCCAACGACCCGTGGGACTGGCAGAACACGGCCGGCAAGAGCACGCTGACGAGCATCTCCGACGGTACCTCGAACACCATTTTCGTCGCCGAGAAGCGAAAGGCGTGCGGTCCGGCCGGAACGCCGAACAACTCGAACACGTTCGGCACCGCGTGGGGGCACCCCGCCGACGACCGGTACTGGCCGACCTTCGCCCGTATCCCGGTTAGCACGGGCGTGCCGGTCGATCAGCGCCAGTTCCCGGTCCCGCAGTTCGCCCCGACGAACGCGAACTGCGACAACTACCGCGCTCACGGCATGTCCTCGGGCGTGATTATGGTCGGGCTCGGCGACGGGAGCGTGCGCGGGGTCTCGTCGAGCGTCACGCAGCTCACCTGGAGCCAGGCCGTCCTGCCGCGCGACGGCAGCGTGCTGACGAACTGGTAA
- a CDS encoding PQQ-binding-like beta-propeller repeat protein, which produces MSRFLAAFALALVPALPLSAGDWPQFLGPNRDNSTPEPVAPWEGTLKPVWVKPVGEAHSSPVVAGGVVYAFYQPKDKNADALAAFDAKTGDLKWEKSYDRPEFKPLFGNGPRGTPSVSGGKIFTYGGTGVLASWDAKTGEVDWKVDALKEFGAKNLFFGTSASPLVTGDKVVALVGGKGAGIVALEAKTGKTAWKATDDPASYASPTVINEQIVALTGSHVRGVGLDGKPLWEVPFKDKLNESSTTPLSAGGLIFASSVTAGSITVKVTDNKAAKAWENKALTCYFSTPVVVGDYLYMVNGMASLTNASITLRCVDLKTGKVAWEKKNVGKYHAAILRCGPAGKETLLMLDDNGFLSLFEANPKEFKELARSKVCGTTWAHPALVDGKLYLRDEKELFCFDLSEKK; this is translated from the coding sequence ATGTCCCGCTTCCTCGCTGCTTTTGCGCTCGCGCTCGTGCCCGCGCTCCCACTGAGCGCGGGCGACTGGCCGCAGTTTCTCGGGCCGAATCGCGACAACAGCACGCCCGAACCGGTCGCGCCGTGGGAAGGTACCCTCAAGCCCGTGTGGGTGAAGCCGGTCGGCGAGGCGCACAGCTCGCCCGTCGTCGCCGGCGGGGTCGTGTACGCCTTCTACCAACCGAAGGACAAGAACGCCGACGCGCTGGCCGCGTTCGACGCGAAGACCGGTGACCTGAAGTGGGAAAAGAGCTACGACCGACCGGAGTTCAAGCCGCTGTTCGGCAACGGGCCGCGCGGCACCCCCTCCGTCAGCGGCGGTAAGATCTTCACCTACGGCGGGACCGGTGTTCTCGCGTCCTGGGACGCCAAAACCGGCGAAGTCGACTGGAAAGTGGACGCGCTCAAGGAGTTCGGCGCGAAGAATCTGTTCTTCGGTACCTCCGCGTCACCGCTGGTGACCGGGGACAAAGTGGTCGCTCTCGTCGGCGGAAAAGGCGCCGGGATCGTGGCGCTCGAAGCGAAGACCGGCAAGACCGCGTGGAAGGCCACCGACGACCCGGCGAGCTACGCCTCCCCGACCGTCATCAACGAGCAGATCGTCGCGCTGACCGGGTCGCACGTCCGCGGCGTGGGATTGGACGGCAAGCCGCTCTGGGAAGTCCCGTTCAAGGACAAACTGAACGAGTCGTCCACCACCCCGCTCTCCGCCGGCGGGCTGATCTTCGCCAGCTCCGTCACGGCGGGGAGCATCACGGTGAAGGTGACCGACAACAAGGCCGCGAAAGCGTGGGAGAACAAGGCGCTCACCTGCTACTTCTCGACCCCCGTTGTGGTCGGCGATTACCTTTACATGGTGAACGGCATGGCCTCGCTGACGAACGCGAGCATCACCCTGCGGTGCGTCGATCTCAAGACGGGCAAGGTCGCGTGGGAGAAGAAGAACGTCGGCAAGTACCACGCGGCGATCCTGCGCTGCGGCCCCGCGGGGAAGGAAACGCTCCTCATGCTCGACGACAACGGGTTCCTGTCGCTGTTCGAGGCGAACCCGAAGGAGTTCAAGGAGCTCGCGCGCTCGAAGGTGTGCGGCACCACGTGGGCGCACCCGGCCCTCGTCGATGGTAAGCTCTACCTTCGCGACGAGAAGGAACTGTTCTGCTTCGACCTGAGCGAGAAGAAGTGA